The Chionomys nivalis chromosome 1, mChiNiv1.1, whole genome shotgun sequence sequence CCAAACAAGTGCTCTGGGGTACAAAgtaagagagagaacagaagcagcagaggaaggaaaggtagactggctggtcagtatGGAACAGTAGTGAGCACTGAGCACTGTCCATCAAATGCAGCAGACTGCCCGGTCTCCTGGGATCTGGCTTCCCGgcactcccctccctgccttggtCTCTAGGGACTTCCTGGGGGGAACTCTGCCACTGGCACTGGTACCTCGCTCTTGTCGCACTGGGGAGCTGTGGGCTTCTCGAGGCTCTCCATGCACTCCTTCAACTCCTTCTCACAGATCTCCAGCTCGTCCTTCAGCTCTCTCTGTTTCACCAGCAGCCTGCACATCTGCTCCTGCAGCTGGCCGTGGTCCTCCTGGCTCACCTGGTACAGGGCCTTCACTGCCTGCAACTTGGTCAGCACCTTGGCCACTGTTTCCTCAAAGTGCTGCAGAGAGTGGGGGAGCAATGACGGCACCCCAAGAAGCATTTGATCTCTGCCTTACACTTCGCTAGGCCCTTCCCTGAAGCTGCCTAGGCAAGACTGTATTTCCTCCCAGAAAGAACATCGTGACTATGTTCGAAGTCCTTAACCTCAGGGTCTCTGTCCGAATCAGGCCACCTCTGTCAGGACTGAGAGAAGCAGGGCAGCAATGAGCAGAAGCCTTACATACTTCAGGAAGTCTTCCAGGCCAGCTCTGACCCTGCTTCTCTTTTACTCCTTATGCCCTTCCTCTCCTGGTAATGTTTCCCTCAAAGACAGAAACCCATCTTCCCCTGACTGACCAATCATCTAGCAATGGTTACCTCTATGTCTTCAGGCTCAGCTGGGTCCTCATCAGTGCCACTGCTAACGTAACTCTTGTGAAGGGTTTCAGAGCTAGCGGCACTGCCATAACTCTTCTTATAGGTAACACTCGTGTTGCTGGAGCGGTAGCTCTTCTGATAGGCCTCATTGCAACTGGCACTGCTGTCATAGCTCTTGAGGAAGCATTCATTGCTGGCCTGCGAGCTTACGTAACTCTTTTGATAGCATTCATTGTCCTcgatggtgctgtcataactccTGTGGAAGCTTTCACTGCTGGGGGGCATGCTGCCTAAGTTCTTCCTGTAGGACTCAAGACTCATTTTTATGGTGGGGGACTGAGTTTGGAGCAGCTGCATTTCTTCCATGCAGAGCTGTAGCTCAGCCTGCAGCCTCCTCCGCTCTTCCAGGAGCCGCCCATGCTCCTGCTGCAGTAGCTCCTGTTGCTTCTGACTGCTGTCGTACAGCACCTGCAGAGCCTGCAGCTGGTCCATAAGCACCTTGGACTaagggggaggtgggggagcGGGAGACATCACCATTACTCTAAGACATTTCAGTCTTTAGCTGTCCCTCTCCCAGAGCAGATGTGAGTGCTCACCCGAGAgaagcacaggcacacacacctcaGTGATTTAGGGCTCCTGTGTCTGTTGGGTTTGTACTCTGGCAGCATAGGTGAGTCTCAAGCACACCCCGGCTCCCTACCACACCATCTTTTTAAATCAAGTGGACCCACGCTCCTGATCTTTAGGCTCGGTTATCTCCCTTACCCTTTATGGTCAAATCAGCCCAGCTGGGAATATGAATTCTTTCCTTGGAAGATGCAGGCTTGGAATCAAGGTCTAGCTACCCACTAGTCCTTGTACCTTCTGCCCAGATTCTATATCCGGCCTTGAGGTATGTATTCCAGACCCAGGTGATATTCAGCATTAGATACAATTGATTAAGGAACAGTTTATATCTGGTTTCCCAGTCTCTATGTTACCTAGGCTTTCCAGCCTGGATATCTGACACCCCTGGAATGATCAACCTCCCTGCCCCTGTCCCTGTGTCCCCAGTTTGAATTTCTGCTACTTCCTGGTTCTCCTCGTTCATGCAGCCTCAACTGAAACTGTCCACCTGCTCTGTCTACGTCAGACCAAATTTATTCCCCAACTCAGAACAGACTTGTATGGAGATTTCTACCTATTTTTCCTCATAGGCATGACCACCTGGTAGTGCTTGAGAAACACTGGTTTTCTGTTGAGTCCCTGTGACCTGGCTTGGATAGTATGGTCAGTACCATGAACCTGTCTGTTGCAACTGCTTTCTTGGAGATGACTGGGCCCCGATTTGTTTGTGGAGCCTCAAAGGGTTAAACACTCAGAAAATGGAGTAGACTTTCCAGGTTATACAGAAAAGGTAATACATTTAGGACCAGTCCAAAGGAACCAAAACAAACACTGAATTGATCCCATGCATCTTGAAAATGCCTTGTTGATGGGACTGAATCCAGTGGTCAGACAGACTTCTGGGCTTCTTAACTCTGTTCTAGATGCTGATTACACTTCAGCTCTTCAAGCTGAATCATTCTATAATTCCAAACATCAAACCAGAGTGTGTGCCTCTGCCGGAGATCCTCAGGGCGTCTAAGTAAAGCAACAACTTACTGGAGCCTGTGGAGGACCCTGACTAGTGAAGGGCGGGGCTTTAGGCTCAGCCTGCTGCCTATCCCCCTGGGCCTTCCTGAGTCAACTCTTCCAGAGCCCCACTCCTCCCTCGCCACACAGCGTACCCACGAGAACCTTCTCACTTCCTTCTGCTGCGGTTACCTTATTCTCACAACTGGAGGATTTAGGCCCTTTGGCATCCTGAGGGTTCGCCAACACTTCCTGGAAATTAGACTCTTTGAAACCTCGAAGTTCTCTGTGTGCTTCTAACTGTTCCTTTAATACACTCTCTTGATTCTTTATCAGTTTTCTCTGTTCGTCCTGCATGCTTTGGTAGAGCAGCTGCATTTCACACAGGTCTTGTAACTTTGAGAGCAGCTCCTGACTCTGAGTAGGGTGAGGAAGGAAAAGTGATGACTAAGGGAAGCACCCCACCTAGGCCCCATTCCTGTTGGGCTCCATCTCTTATTGATTCACCCAGTCTTCCGGGCAAAGGGGTTCTTTCTACGGAGCTCTGCTAACTGAGTAAGAAGATTCATATGTGTGGATAGATTTtccagtctacagagtgattcTCAGGTGCATCCTCCAGATGGACCAAACAGCTAAATATACAATGTTGCGCAGATTTCAGactataaaacacattttaagttttaaagccCTTATGCAGAAACACCCAAATCAGCTCTGTGGGgaggatgaagagaaagaagaaatgcttGACCAAGAAAGGAAAACGCTCACGTCCCTCCCACGGGCAGTTACACCTGGACGCTTCTTCAAGCAGCCTCCCCTGATCAGTGGTCTCACCCTGGCAATGAGTACCTTCTGCAAGAGGCCACATTTGGGTTGTGGGAATGTGAGCCTGTGCAACTCTTCCTGCAGCTGGCCCTGCTCCTCCTGCAGTCTCCTCTGATCCTCCAGGAGTTCACACTGCTCCATCTGCAGGTGCCCCATCTCCTGctggcaggctttgaacttgtcCTGCAGCTCTGTTAGTCTGGACAGCAGTGCATCACACTatggtggggagggggcagggcagggttACCATGTAAGGCGTATTTTGGGGGCTGGCAGAGCACTTGTATGCTCCCAGCCCCCTATGACATACTAGGTCCTCTCTCTTCCCTGGTCAGTCACCTTGGACTGATCAACCTGAGCGGACCAGACCTCTATGCTAAGGGGAAACCCCACTGTGTAGTTTGGAGCAGTCTGCTGTGCACTCTCAGCAGCTATGGTCTCAGGTTTCATCTGCCCTCAGAGGTGATTTGAGAAGCAGTGATCTCAGTGTCCTTCTCTGTTCTCTGGCCCTTTCCTGTGACACTATCTCCACATCCCACACTATAGGGAATTCCAGCTCAAGCCACTCTGCTGATTGTTTTTAGACTTAATTTATTTTCCTCATCAATAAGAACTTAATTTTGACCCATTTTCCCCTTAGTTTTGCTTTCCTTACCTTTACCCCCACCCCCTCCGGAAACTGAACTGGGGCCTAATGAATGCTGAGGCAGTGCTCTACCCGTCGgtgagctgcatccccagtctTAATCACGCTGTAAACCCTTAGAGAAGATATGAGCCATTGCTGAATTCAGTTAAGACTACATTATCCTATGATTCTCAAAACcagatattttaaaatcacataaaatCTCAATGATTTGTACACTACCAGATCTCCCACTTCCTTTTTTAGGGGGTGGGAggtgttcgagacagggtttctctgtgtagccctggctgtcctggaactcactctgtagaccaaactggcctccaactcacagagatcagcctgtctctgcctcccgattgctgggtttaaaggagtgcaccaccactacctggccagaatttatttcttaaagaaagtGAGACAAAAATATTGTTCTGTTacaagtcaggtatggtggttcatgcctggaACCTGAGCAGCTGAAGAGCAAGCAAGAGAACAGCCACCAGTTCACGGGTGAcccagtctacacagtgagactctgtgcCAACCCTTCTCTCCACAAAAAAAGTTTAATTTGAAGAAAGCAAAATTCATGATTTGAGAGTTTACTCCCAGACCGACTACATACATCCTAAAAGAGCATGGTTCTTCTAACAATCAGCACTCTGGGTGCAGACCAGACCCTAAGACCATCACCTACATCCTGCTTCAGACTCTGGCCCTACTCTTTTTAGTTTACATAGGCATATGGGTCTACATGCATGCTCCTCCCTATAAATGACAGGACatcaatacatatataatacCAATACAGAAATGTTTATATACATGGGGTCACAGGAAAACGGATGTTCACACTGACTGAGATCAGATGCACTGATCTACTAAGCTATGGCTCTTTGTCAAGTCAAGTTCAAGACTGCCTTTGTCTTCTGCCTTTAGCTGGGTAACCTCAACCCTTTGTCTTTGaacctcctttctcccaagctGGTAGAAAGACGCTCCCAGAGGCACTCAGCACTCTGAACGACAATTACCTTGTTGGAACAGTTTCCCTCTTCATCACAAACAGGCTGGTTGGTCTTGAGTTCTGACAGCTCCTGCTGGcagagcaggaattcctgctccAGCTGGTCATACATGTGCTTCTGCCGATCCAGCTCATCTTGGCTGGACTGATACAGTTCCTTCATCTCCTGAAGCTGGGCTTGCATCCCTGTATTCTGGGTAGGGGAGGTCAGCCATCATCCTATGAACATCCACCACCTCACTCTGGATCTGTCCGCCCCTGACATTCCCACGCCTGACTTCATCCAGCTAGGGAGAATCAGAGAGAACCAAACAGACCTATCCCTAACAGGCTTGAGAGATTGCATCAGGAAAGCAATGGGATTCCTTTCTGCAGCCTGATCTTCTGGTTTAAAATAAAAGGAGGCTGTGGGTATCTCATGGCTCTAGGCCACCTCACTAACAATTCCTTCACAGAACTTCTACCAGGCCCACTCTGTTGTCGCCCTCACAGAATATCCGGCCTGGTATGTGCTCCTGGCCTAGTCCTCCTTTTACCTTATCGTTTTTCTCTCGCAAGCAGTCCACCACGCCTCGGAGATGATGCAGCTCTGTCTCATGGCACCTCAGCTTGTCCTGCAGGTGATGCTGCGCTTCCAGCAGCTTTTCCTTCTCACACACACTGCTCTGGTGCTGGACCTGCAGCTTCTGGAGCTGGCACCTTAACTCCTGCATGCAGGGGGCTTTGGGCAGTGGTGCTGGGTTTTGTGAGTTTGCTCTTGTCCTAACTAAGCCACCGACCACCTTAgaatctctctcctcttttcacCTGCCACTTGTCCTCCCACCTATGCAGCACTTGAAGGAGATAGTTATCTTTTtggcttgtgtgtttgtttataaataaatgtaaacccAAGCTCATGTAACTGGGGCTAGCCTCGAACTCTTGaattttctgcttctacctcctcgGTTCTGTCATTATAGATGTGCTCCACCACACTAGGCTTAAAAAATGTTgtctgcttttgctttgtttcaatgCTAGGGATCGAGcctaggacctcatgcatgctgggtAGACAGTCTACCAAAAGCCATATTCCCAGTTTTGGACTTACTATTATTTACCTTCCCCCAAAGCCTCAGTTCAATGCTCTTGACCCCTCACTGTCCCTTCACCTTTGGCGCTGTTACCTTCTCACTTTGGCTCTCTACAGGTGTGGATCTGATGACTTTAAGCTGGCGGAGCTCAGTCTGAAGCTGCAACTGCACCTTCAGAAGCTCATTCTGCTCATCCTGGCTAGCATCATACTTTTGCTGCAGGGCACAGAGCCTGCTCTTCAGTTCCTCATTCTGCAGTAGGGAGGATGTGGGTAAAGCAGTTACTCTCAAGAAGCAGGAGGACTTTATCCAGGCCACtgggatgcttttctttttttttttttttttttggtttttcgagacagggtttctctgtggctttggagcctgtcctggaactagctcttgtataccaggctggtctcgaactcacagagatccgcctacctctgcctcccaagtgctggaattaaaggcgtgcgccaccaccgcccggctgggatgCTTTTCTTGAGCTTCTTGAGAAGCTCTCTGGATGTACGACTGGGTGTCCTCAGTGATGAAGACACTCAACAACGCCCACCTTTCTACACGCCATCCTATGTGGCTTCTCTCTGCAGGGGCTTTGGGTGATGATGGGCTCTGGCCATAGGACAGGAGTCAGCAGAGTTTTCAGCCTCACTCCTCATGTCCAGCCTCCCTGGAGGCAGTGACTCTGAGCCttgctgcccttcccccagaagTGTTTACCTGGGCGACGCTGTGGGAGGTCTGAAACCGAAGCACCTCATTCTGGGCACACTTGAGCTCCCTCTGCAGCCGCTTCTGCTCCTCCTCACTGACCCGGCGATGATGCTGGAGCTCTTCCAACTCACAACACAAGTCCTTACACTAGGTGGAAAATGGAAGTGGGGCTGGCTTGTGGTAGATGGCACATGCACACTAAGGACAGGGAAAATAGGTCATTCTTTATGTTTGAATATAGTCAGGTGTCACTTAACAAGGTAGACTCACGCTGAGAAAGTTGTCATTAAGCCATTGAATCGTTGTGTGATCATTACAGAGTGCAGTCATACAAACATAGATagtatagtgtgtgtgtctgtgtatgtgtgtgtggtgaccaAGCTTTACTATCCCTAGGGAGCCAATGAACACCCCAAGATtgaatatgaacaaagaaaatgatgcCATTAATAGATACAACAAATATGAGATATTTGAAGATGCTATCAGCATAACATGGCattgtttctttgggttttttgtttgttttttttttgagacagggtttctctgtgtatagccctggctatcctggaactctctatataggcctcaaactcacagagatccacttgcctctgactcccaagtgctggcattaaagacatgcgccaccacctcctgctgCCTGGCATCCTGTTTTATAacgaacatttttttttttttttttttttttttggtttttcaagacagggtttctctgtgtaacagccctggctgtcctgttgaaactcactctgtagaccaggctggccttgaactctcagagatcatcctgcctctgcctcccgagtgctggaattaaaggcatgtgctaccatgcctggctttgtttttgtttttaaggagaaaggcttttttaaaataaaaataaaaacataatgcaGTCAGAACATAAATACTAGCAGTCACTTCTCACCCAGTTCTTgcactgtgtagctgtgtgtgatCTACTTTCACACTGCTGCAGCTCAGAGCAGACCTGCTTACACGGCATCACCACACGCTCTTCAGTAACGCGCTGCACATCAACATCAGTAGGGTAAgaacttctcagcacccacaatcaTTGGGACCACTACCGTACATCTGGTTCATTGTTTGATTAAAATGCCATCACATGACACATGACTATATTTCTATCAGGGCCCAGGATACCAAACCCTGCCATAATGCGTGGCTCCTTTGTTAGCCCTGCCCTCACtacaggaaaaggagagagagacagtagCGGCAGCCGGCCATTCCACCCTCTGCAGCCTACCTTGGTCTGCATGCCCTGCATCTGTTCCTCAGCTCCCAGCAGCTGCTGGCGCAAAAGCTGCATCTCAGGATCAGGCTCTGGGAAATCCAGTTCTGAAGTCTGAGACTCTGCTGACATCACGCTCCTTAGCATGTTGGAGTCCAACCATCGTTCTGTGGCTCTTCGCGTCCTGTAATCCGGAACCCAGGGTTATGTTGGGAAGAGCTCTCTGCCTGGTACGACCAGTCAAGTGTGCTCAGGCCCAGTGCTTCCTCTTTAGGCCAAAATTACTTCAGTGCCTTTTACTATGCTTTACTTCTCAAATACATTATGTTTAAAAGATTACACAGAACCTCCAGCACCTCACTGCATAGGCATTTTGAGTTTGGGACATCCTAGGATCTTGGTTTCAAGACTGGGCCTGATGTCAAGCCACCTACAACCTGAAGGCTCAATAccagtggttttcttttttttttttttttttttttttaaatatttatttatttattatgtatacaatattctgcctccatgtatgtctgaaggccagaagagggcaccagacctctttacagatggttgtgagccaccatgtggttgctgggaattgaactcaggacctttggaagagcaggcaatgctcttaaccgctgagccatctctccagccctaccagtggttttcaacctgcaGGTCATGATCTCTTTGGAGGTCTCATATCACATATTAtgaatatcatatatttacacTGCAATTaaaaatagtagcaaaattacagttatgacttTTATGGtcagggtcaccacaacatgaggaactgtgttacggatcgcagcattaagaaggttgagaaccactgctctatgcCTTTAGGACTGAATCACATCTGTGTGGACAACAAAGGGATCTCGGTTGATCCAATATAAAGCAGAGCTATCTGGAGTCCAATGCCAAGAATAGAGGAAAACTACATTTTTATAGCTCACTTAACTATAGTTCTGATATAGTTTGGTGGCATTCTGAGCCTGCTCCTGGGAGGTCTCCATACCCTTGGGATAACATAGGAATGACTGCTTTCCAGGAGCAGAGGACCTCCTGGCTATACCTATCGCTCTCCAGCTCCGCAAGCTGCCCAGTGAGGCTGCTGTTGCTCTCCTGCAAGGCCTGGTACTCCTCATTCAGGAAGTGGTAGCGCTCCCGAAGCTGGTGTAGTTCTTCTGcagaagagaagcagggagaggtaAGATCCTCAGTGACGGGAGCACAGATGACCAACCCCAAGTTTTCCTGGAcggaaacaacagcaaaaagccaCACCATCTCTCTTTTCCCCAGGCACAGAAGACAGACCCCATGTATTCATCCTAATGCTCCCAGTGAGATACCCTATGGAGCTTTTGGGAGATCTTGAAGGTTTAAGTACATTGAATTTATTGTATTTAAGTTTCTAGTTAACTATTTACGATTACTTACCCATtatcttggcttttgttttgttttgttttgtttttcttttagatggGGCCTCAGGTAGCATAGGCTAGTCTCTAACCTTAAACttcagatcttccttcctctacctcctgagtgctgggattacaccaggcctgcttttttttttttttttttaaatgaggtacCTGGGATCATACACAGTTTCACTAATGCTTGTCGAGCAGTCTAGCAACTGGGGCACAATCATAGCACCCATGATGCTTTTAGCACAAACCCTGAGAGATGTGAACTTCTAGATCTGCCTTTCAGAGACAACCCACTCATTCTGAGTATCCTTTATTTCCTTTATCATCATGCTGAAGACACTGGCCTGGATACAGTCCAAATACTCCTCGTTGTTgggttttttgattgtttttggtagggAGTAAcagtgtactggctggttttgtgtgtcaacttgacacaagctagagtcatcagagaggaaggagcctcagtttaggaaatgcttccatgagatccagctgcaTTTCTCAATTAGTAATCCAAGCGAAAAGGCCCAGCCCAcggtgagtggtgccatccctgggctggcagTCCTAGGtcctataaaaaagcaggctgagcaagccaggggaagcaagtcagtaagcagcacccctccatggtctccgAATCAGCTCCTGTTTCTAgtttcctgccctgacctccttcagtggtgaacagcaatgtagaagtgtaagctgaataaaccttttcctccccaacttgctttgtggtcatggtgtttcgtcacagcaatatAAGCCCTGACTAAGACAAAGGGTGCTTGGGAGAAAGCCTAGGGTCTCACCATGCATGCTAGCAAGCACGCTGTCATCAAGCTGCACCCATTTTCCTTTATCTGTTAATAGAAACGCCCATCCCAATCGAAAATGATTCTTTTCTTCAAGCATAAGAAGAGACAAGAGGTCCAGCTGAAATACCCAAGTTATATCTCCTTATGAGTAAGAACCATCAGAGCTGTACGGGAGGTTCAGCCTTTAAGAGGGCTGCTGCTTTTCTAGAAGAGTgaattcagttttcagcacccacgTTATGAGcctggctcataaccacctataactctagctccagaggcttcaatgccctcttctggactcagcGGTTACCCAAACATgtgacagacacatacacatataaataaaagtaaataaatatttaaagaaaagaacaatattgctgggcggtggtggcacacgcctttaatcccagcactcgggaggcagaggcaggtggatctctgtgagttcgagaccagcctggtctacaagagctagttccaggacaggctccaaagccacagagaaaccctgtctcaaaaaacaaaaaacaaaaaaaaaaaaaaaagaaaagaacaatattactggggctagggagatgactaAGGGGGGAAAGTGCTTGCTTGTATAAACATGAGTTCTGATTCCCAGTATCCCCAAAAAAAGCCTGGAATGGAGGCTTGTACCTACAATCTCAGAACTGAGGCATGGAGACCAGTGAGATATCCCGGGGCTCACTAGTGAGCCAGTCTAGCCAAGGtgtaagcttcaggttcagtgacaaattctgtctcaaaaaagatcaGGTGAGCACCAACAGATACACAGCACCAACCTCTGGCTCCTaccatgcatgcagaggccagggctTCCCCAACCCTAACATACACCTCACACACTCCGGGACACATAAAAGAATCACAGCACTTAGAACACTAATTCTACTGACATTTAAGAACACTAACTGGTCTTGATTACAATATGAGACATATTTTATCTACCAGAAGATTCAACATCCCTGAATATCACTTCTAATGTTTCTCCTTTATTTCAATCAGAAGTTCTTAGACAGGTCCAGGCATGATGGCaaacaccttaaatcccagcatttgggaggcagaagcagaaatctctgtgagtttgaggccagcctggtctacatagcaagtttcagaacagccagggctatgtagagagactctgtctcaataaacaaataaataaatagcttgaATTAACAAATAGCTtgaagtaagtaagtaagtaagtaaataaataggatGTTCCTAGACTAATCTTAGACTGAAGATTACCATGAGAAGGAAGGTGACCTTTATTGAGAACTGTGCATGAAGCTTTGAACTTGATGACTTTGACCTTCATTTAGTCCTTGAGATAGCCCTGTGTAAGACCACTccccttaaaaaaaatctttaattttagcATAGTTTCAGACttgcaaaacaaaagaagacagtgCACAAGAAGACAGTAAAAAGTTCTCTGGGAGAATTCTCAGCCAGGTTACTCAGCTATTAAGCATCTTAACCATTGCCTACTTGTCATGATTAAGAACCAGCAACACCTTACGATTAACTCCACATATCGTttaggtttctctgtgctttcctgAGGCTTCTCTTCTGTCCTAGCGTCCCATTCTGCTGGAAGACTTTATTAACTATGTTGGGCTGCAATTCCAGACATGGGAATGAGGCTTGGAGAGCGTTAATAAGCTGACTAAGTTGACCGTGCTGCCCCAGCTAGAGCTGAGATCCTGACTCAGGTGAGGGCCACTCGAGCTGCATCCTCCCTCTCACATTCAAAGGCGCTCATGAAAAGCTTA is a genomic window containing:
- the Ccdc136 gene encoding coiled-coil domain-containing protein 136 isoform X3, encoding MEAGGGAGAGAAGWSCPSPGPTVTTLGAYEVSEGCERKKGQRWGSLERRGMQAMEGEVLLPALYEEEEEEEEEEEEEELEEDQVKKGGSLGSLSVSKHRGLSLTETELEELRAQVLQLVAELEETRELAGQHEDDSLELQGLLEDERLASAQQAEVFTKQIQQLQGELQHLREEISLLEREKDSELKEIEQELHLAQAEILNLRQAAADSASEHESDIASLQEDLCRLQNELDDMERIRGDYEMEIASLRAEVELKTSEPSDLSVSDFSGIQEELHQLRERYHFLNEEYQALQESNSSLTGQLAELESDRTRRATERWLDSNMLRSVMSAESQTSELDFPEPDPEMQLLRQQLLGAEEQMQGMQTKCKDLCCELEELQHHRRVSEEEQKRLQRELKCAQNEVLRFQTSHSVAQNTGMQAQLQEMKELYQSSQDELDRQKHMYDQLEQEFLLCQQELSELKTNQPVCDEEGNCSNKCDALLSRLTELQDKFKACQQEMGHLQMEQCELLEDQRRLQEEQGQLQEELHRLTFPQPKCGLLQKSQELLSKLQDLCEMQLLYQSMQDEQRKLIKNQESVLKEQLEAHRELRGFKESNFQEVLANPQDAKGPKSSSCENKSKVLMDQLQALQVLYDSSQKQQELLQQEHGRLLEERRRLQAELQLCMEEMQLLQTQSPTIKMSLESYRKNLGSMPPSSESFHRSYDSTIEDNECYQKSYVSSQASNECFLKSYDSSASCNEAYQKSYRSSNTSVTYKKSYGSAASSETLHKSYVSSGTDEDPAEPEDIEHFEETVAKVLTKLQAVKALYQVSQEDHGQLQEQMCRLLVKQRELKDELEICEKELKECMESLEKPTAPQCDKSEIKELQTKLRELQLQYQASMDEQGRLLAVQEQLEGQLQCCQEELRQLKESRSSISSEARGKNGNKNMNKNANGVKNKKLSKACSESLDGSFDNGKSLEVVLYYKASQRKLDEIAKEEKEMEEAKRKEKQDKKDLCELANKPPDHREEPAFVTEEDGDYEEYHREGEGQEDNEEEEESSEAAEEGNPLTLSESRKNMFGMWKPVVFLAIAAVALYVLPNMRPQNTEYCYMK
- the Ccdc136 gene encoding coiled-coil domain-containing protein 136 isoform X1, which encodes MEAGGGAGAGAAGWSCPSPGPTVTTLGAYEVSEGCERKKGQRWGSLERRGMQAMEGEVLLPALYEEEEEEEEEEEEEELEEDQVKKGGSLGSLSVSKHRGLSLTETELEELRAQVLQLVAELEETRELAGQHEDDSLELQGLLEDERLASAQQAEVFTKQIQQLQGELQHLREEISLLEREKDSELKEIEQELHLAQAEILNLRQAAADSASEHESDIASLQEDLCRLQNELDDMERIRGDYEMEIASLRAEVELKTSEPSDLSVSDFSGIQEELHQLRERYHFLNEEYQALQESNSSLTGQLAELESDRTRRATERWLDSNMLRSVMSAESQTSELDFPEPDPEMQLLRQQLLGAEEQMQGMQTKCKDLCCELEELQHHRRVSEEEQKRLQRELKCAQNEVLRFQTSHSVAQNEELKSRLCALQQKYDASQDEQNELLKVQLQLQTELRQLKVIRSTPVESQSEKELRCQLQKLQVQHQSSVCEKEKLLEAQHHLQDKLRCHETELHHLRGVVDCLREKNDKNTGMQAQLQEMKELYQSSQDELDRQKHMYDQLEQEFLLCQQELSELKTNQPVCDEEGNCSNKCDALLSRLTELQDKFKACQQEMGHLQMEQCELLEDQRRLQEEQGQLQEELHRLTFPQPKCGLLQKSQELLSKLQDLCEMQLLYQSMQDEQRKLIKNQESVLKEQLEAHRELRGFKESNFQEVLANPQDAKGPKSSSCENKSKVLMDQLQALQVLYDSSQKQQELLQQEHGRLLEERRRLQAELQLCMEEMQLLQTQSPTIKMSLESYRKNLGSMPPSSESFHRSYDSTIEDNECYQKSYVSSQASNECFLKSYDSSASCNEAYQKSYRSSNTSVTYKKSYGSAASSETLHKSYVSSGTDEDPAEPEDIEHFEETVAKVLTKLQAVKALYQVSQEDHGQLQEQMCRLLVKQRELKDELEICEKELKECMESLEKPTAPQCDKSEIKELQTKLRELQLQYQASMDEQGRLLAVQEQLEGQLQCCQEELRQLKESRSSISSEARGKNGNKNMNKNANGVKNKKLSKACSESLDGSFDNGKSLEVVLYYKASQRKLDEIAKEEKEMEEAKRKEKQDKKDLCELANKPPDHREEPAFVTEEDGDYEEYHREGEGQEDNEEEEESSEAAEEGNPLTLSESRKNMFGMWKPVVFLAIAAVALYVLPNMRPQNTEYCYMK
- the Ccdc136 gene encoding coiled-coil domain-containing protein 136 isoform X2 — protein: MEAGGGAGAGAAGWSCPSPGPTVTTLGAYEVSEGCERKKGQRWGSLERRGMQAMEGEVLLPALYEEEEEEEEEEEEEELEEDQVKKGGSLGSLSVSKHRGLSLTETELEELRAQVLQLVAELEETRELAGQHEDDSLELQGLLEDERLASAQQAEVFTKQIQQLQGELQHLREEISLLEREKDSELKEIEQELHLAQAEILNLRQAAADSASEHESDIASLQEDLCRLQNELDDMERIRGDYEMEIASLRAEVELKTSEPSDLSVSDFSGIQEELHQLRERYHFLNEEYQALQESNSSLTGQLAELESDRTRRATERWLDSNMLRSVMSAESQTSELDFPEPDPEMQLLRQQLLGAEEQMQGMQTKCKDLCCELEELQHHRRVSEEEQKRLQRELKCAQNEVLRFQTSHSVAQELRCQLQKLQVQHQSSVCEKEKLLEAQHHLQDKLRCHETELHHLRGVVDCLREKNDKNTGMQAQLQEMKELYQSSQDELDRQKHMYDQLEQEFLLCQQELSELKTNQPVCDEEGNCSNKCDALLSRLTELQDKFKACQQEMGHLQMEQCELLEDQRRLQEEQGQLQEELHRLTFPQPKCGLLQKSQELLSKLQDLCEMQLLYQSMQDEQRKLIKNQESVLKEQLEAHRELRGFKESNFQEVLANPQDAKGPKSSSCENKSKVLMDQLQALQVLYDSSQKQQELLQQEHGRLLEERRRLQAELQLCMEEMQLLQTQSPTIKMSLESYRKNLGSMPPSSESFHRSYDSTIEDNECYQKSYVSSQASNECFLKSYDSSASCNEAYQKSYRSSNTSVTYKKSYGSAASSETLHKSYVSSGTDEDPAEPEDIEHFEETVAKVLTKLQAVKALYQVSQEDHGQLQEQMCRLLVKQRELKDELEICEKELKECMESLEKPTAPQCDKSEIKELQTKLRELQLQYQASMDEQGRLLAVQEQLEGQLQCCQEELRQLKESRSSISSEARGKNGNKNMNKNANGVKNKKLSKACSESLDGSFDNGKSLEVVLYYKASQRKLDEIAKEEKEMEEAKRKEKQDKKDLCELANKPPDHREEPAFVTEEDGDYEEYHREGEGQEDNEEEEESSEAAEEGNPLTLSESRKNMFGMWKPVVFLAIAAVALYVLPNMRPQNTEYCYMK